CTCAGCCACCAGATAAAACAGCAACACGCCGTTTGGCATGCCGTCGAGGACGATGCTTAGGATCCGTCCTGCCGCCAGTCCGGCCATGAACAGGAAAAGCACCCATAGGGCGGGGATGGTGAGGTTAGGGCGGCTCGCACCGGCCAACCAGAAAAGAGCGTTGGCAAGATACAGCCCCATGATGGCGCGAAAGACGTGAGTCTGGTTCACACCCTCGACGGGGAAGCCGAGCAGGTAGGTTACAGTGGCTGACGGCATGACGCCGTAAGACAGGGCAATCGGCACCAGGCCCAACGCAGCGAGGATCAGGACGAGGCGATCAGACAATAGCTTGCCCTCCAGTCAGAAATGCCGAGCAGTGCGCTCGCCCTGAGCGGGAGATAAACGTCGCCGGCTAATCAATGGAGTAACCTTTGCGCATTCGGCGCTTTGGGGAAAGGGGGCAACCGGGTAGGACTTTAGCCTTTCGGTTGGCGAGAAAACGATTGAAAAGACAAAAAAAGGGCCGCCCGATGGGCAGCCCTCGCATTGGTTCTGAAGTGCGGGCGCGGCCCGCTGCGGATCAGACCTTCAGGTTGGGAATGATCTGTTTCTTGCGGCTCATGATGCCCGGCAGGACCACGGCATCGCCCGAAACGGTGGCGCCGAAGCTCTTCTCGGCGACGGTTTTCACCAGATCGTTGGGCACCAGAAGCGTGGCTTCCTCGGCGAGGATATCCACCACGAACAGAAGCACCTGATCCACGCCATCCTCGGCGGCCACACCACCCATGGAGGCCATCAGGCTCGCCTTGCGGTCCAGCACCATCTTCGGCGCGGTGGTTTCCAGCACGGAAACGCGGAACTTGGTGCCGTCGAGCGCGTATTCCTTGGAGTCCATGCGCAGCAGTTCGGCATCGGAGAAAGCGGAGACGTCGGATTTGGCTTCGAACATCTCAGACGCATAGGCGTCCACGTCCACACCCAGCTCAGCGGCCAGCTTCAGGGCCACGGCTTTGTCGTGCTCGGTGGTGGTGGGGGAGCGGAAGTTCAGCGTGTCCGACAGGATGCAGGAGAGTGCGGCGCCCTTGATGGCTTCGGGCATCTTGGCGGCGTCATCGCCCATCAGGTCCACCATGATCGTCGCGGTGCAGGCCAGCGGGCGCACGGTGATGTCGATCGGCTTTTTGGTGGCAAGACCGCCCTGCAGCATGTGGTGGTCGATGATCTGCACCACATCGGCCTCGTTGATGGAGGCGGGCAGTTCGGCGACGTTGTTGGTGTCCACCACAACCACGGTGTCCTCAGCGCTCACGTCGGCGATGATTTCCGGCTGCTCAAAGCCCCAGCGCTTCAGCACGAAGGCGGCTTCGGTGTTGGGCTCGCCCAGCAGCTTGGCTTCGGCCGGGGTGCCTTTGATCTCAGAGAGGTACCACGCCCAGACGAGCGGGGAGCCGGTGGAATCGGTATCGGGGGATTTGTGGCCGAGAACTTTGATGGTCATAGGGGAGGGTCCACTTGCAAAGAAAAGCGTTGAATTTGGCCCGGCTTATAGGCGGCGGGGGCGGGCTTGTCACGAGGTGGGATGTCGCGGTTGCAGCACGCCGAAAGATGCCGCACTCTGGGGACAGAACACGCAGAGCGCCCGGCAAGCGGCGCGCGGCAATAGGCGGAGCAGCACAGATGCAAACATGGAAACACACAGTGGCAGGGGGCGGGCTGATGCTTGGCCTCGTGGCCTGCGCCCAGACAATCGGCACCCCGGTGGCGCAGGGCAAGGCGACCTACGATCAATATTGCGCCCAGTGCCACGGCACCTCAGGCATGGGTGATGGTCCGCTGGCGGGCAGCCTGCCGGGCGGCAAGGCCCCGGATCTGACGGGAATCGCGGCGGCCAATGGCGGCACTTTCCCGGAAGTGGCGGTGATGAGCCAGATCGACGGCTATTTCCGCGAAGGCTCGCACACGAGCCTGATGCCGGAGTTTGGCGAGATCCTCGCCGACGGGCCGACGGTGATCTACGAAAGCGGCGATGGCACCGAGACGCCAACGCCCGAGCTTCTGGTGGATCTCGTCGCCTACCTGGAAACCCTGCAGCGCTAGACGCGTGGCAGGCAGATCACATCAGGGCAGGCTACATCAGGCAAAGCGCCAGCCAGGGCACCACGGTGAACACCAGCGTGGCGATCTTGTAGTTGGCGAGGAAGCTGAAATAGGCCTCTGGCAGCGCCTCCTGTGGCACGCCGGTGAGCTTTGTATGGATCGCCTTGGCCCAGTCGCCAAGCAGCATGAGCATCACCGTTGCGAAGAGCAGGAAGGCAATGTTGATCAAAGCCATCAGGCCGAAGAACTGCTGCAGGGTGTCAATGGTCATTGGGGCCTCCTTGGGTGGCCAGAGGGGAGGCGAAAGGCCTCCCTTTCTCACCCTTTAGATGGGGATTTTGGCGTGTTTTCTCAAGGGGCGGCGTGGTGAGCAAGCCCAGCGAAACCGATCTCTACGCGCCGCTGAAATCCTATCTGGAGGCGCGCGGCTTTACCGTGAAGAGCGAAGTCTCCGGGGTGGATATCGTGGCCGTTCAGGAGGGCGGGCCGGACGCTGATGCGGAGCCCGTTCTGATCGAGATGAAGCTTAGCTTTTCCCTCACATTGTTTCATCAGGCCGTCGCGCGCCAGACAGTGAGCGAGGCCGTTTACATCGCCGTGCCACGCGGCAAGGGGCGCGCGTTTCAGAAGGTGCTGAAATCCAGCCTGACCCTGTGCCGCCGCCTCGGTCTCGGCCTGCTGACGGTGCGGCTTTCGGATGGCTTCGTGGAGGCCCACGTTGACCCGGGCCCCTACCGCCCCAAGATGGCGGCGCGGCGCAAGGCGGGGCTGCTGCGCGAATTTGCCCGGCGCGCGGGTGATCCTAACACCGGCGGCACGCGGGGCCAGCTCGTGACCGCCTACCGGCAGGACGCCCGCCGCCTGCTGGCCTATCTGGCCGAGGCCGGGCCGAGCAAGGGCAGCGTGGTGGCCAAGGCCACGGGCGTGGCGCGGGCCACCGAGATGATGGCGACCAATCACAAGGGCTGGTTCTGCCGCGTGGAGCGCGGGATCTATGCCGCTACCGACGCGGGGCTTGCAGAATTGGCGCAGGCTGAGGCCGAGTAGGCCTGCCTATTTGATGCCGACACCCAGACGGAAGCCGCTGGTTTTGCCCGTGTCCCGATCATTGCCCATGTGGTAGACGCGGATCGTGTAGTCGCCGTTTTCGGGCAGTTCGATAAAGGCGTCGTTGCCGTCGATGGAGCCATTGTAGATCGCGTAGCCGTCGGAGCCCGGCGGTAGGATGTTGAAATAGACGGTGCCGCTACCGTTGGTGCCTTCCACGGAGAGGCCCACATTCATCTGCTGGCCCGCGCGGGCGCCGAGCACGTAGTCGGTATATTCGTCGCCAATGATGCTGCCGCTTAAGGTTGCGCTGTCGGTGCCGCGTTCGAACTGCACGGGGATCGTCGTTTGCGCCGTCGCGGGAAGTGCGAAAAGTACGAGGGCGGACAACAGGATGTGTCGCATGGGGGCCTCCGGTTGATGATGCGTGAACCGAAAGCCTAGCGCGTCGGGGGCGTTGCGGCCAGTTCTCTGCAAGAGCAGGGCTCAGTTGCCAGCCCTTTTGCCCCGCCAGAGAATGAAGAGGCCCGAGGCCACAATCAGAGCTGAGCCCAAGAGCATCGCGGGCGTCAGGCTTTCTCCGAACAGCAGGAGCCCAAGCGCCACGCCGAAGATCAGCCGGGTGTAGCGGAAGGGCGTCACGGCGGAGACTTCACCGGTGCGCATCGCCTTCATCAGGCTCGCATAGGCCGCCGTGCCGCAGAGGATGGCACCCAACAGGCACATAGCGGCGCGGGGATCGGGCAGGGCGAAGGCCGCCCCTTCCCAAAGCGCGTAGCCGCTGCCGGCCACGATCAGCGCAAGGAAGCCGTAATAGCCCAGCACGGCGGTGGAGAGCCCCGCCGGGGCCGCGCGGCTGGCCAGATCGCGGCCCGCGAAGCCCAGCATACCGACCACGGCGATCAGCGACAGAGGTGAGAAGCTCTCTGCGCCCGGCTGCAGGATGATCAGCACCCCGGCAAGGCCGATGCCGATGGCGCTCCAGCGTCGCCAGCCGACGCGCTCGCTGAACACAAGCGCGGCCCCGGCCACCACCACAAGCGGCGTGGCCTGCAGGATCACTGTGGCCGTCGACAGCGGCAGCAGCGCGATGGCGAGCATGTAGAAAAGCCGCCCGACCACCTCGAACACCGCCCGGATCTGCATCGGGCGGGAGGCAACCTCGGGGGCCAGCAGGTGCGCCCCCGTCAGGCGGGCCACCAGTGCGAAAATCAGCGCGCCACCCAGACCGAAGAGGATCAGCACCTCGCTCACGGGCAGGCTTTGGGCGGCGGCTTTTAGGAAGGCGTCTTCCACGGCGAAGGCCGCCATGGCTGCGATCATGAAGGCACTGCCGCGCAGGTTGGCGGTCCGGTCCGTGGCGATCTGCATGAGAAAGGGGCCTCTGCCCGCGTGGCGGCCCGGTCAGGCCGCCCTGGCGCGCCTAGGCCTTGCCCTTGTTGTTGGCGTTGCGCCCGGCGCCGGGCTGGGCGATGGGGCCGATGGCCGTCCAGGTGATGGAGGCGCGGGCGATGTGGGTGTTGTCCCACGTCAGGAACACGGCCGTGAAGCCCGTGGCCGAGACATTCTCGGCGGCCACGTGAAAGCGCAGGTTGGTGCTTTGGTCGGCGTCCATCCCGGTCAGCGCCACCGACATCACCGGCACGTCGAGGAAAGGCTGCTTGAAGATGAAGCTCATCTCCACCCGGCGCTCACCGTCGCCCGACCACATGTAATCGCCGGAATCGACATGGTTGAACAACTCATCCGTCGCCGAAAGCACGGCGCTGCTGGAGGAGAGGTGCAGCAGTTGCTGGATGAAAGGTGTGCGGATCACCTCGTCTTTCATGGCGGCCTTCTTCTCTGTGTCGCTTGTAGGTTTCATACGCTTTGGTGCCTCAAAGCGATACCACCTGTCAAAGGTGGAATTCCTGACTGGACAGCCGTTCAGTGACGCTGCGTGCAGTTTTTTCCGGGCGGCGCTGTTGACAGGCCGCGGGCCGTTGCCTATTTCCGGTGCGTTATCACTCTACACGCTTGAGTGCTAACATTGGGAGACAACTCGAACTGAGGAACGAATTCGAGATGGCATTTACACCGCTTCACGACCGTGTTCTGGTCCGTCGCGTTGAGAGCGACGAGAAAACCGCTGGCGGGCTGATCATCCCCGATAGCGCAAAAGAAAAGCCGGCCGAAGGCCTGGTTGTTGCTGTTGGCGCTGGCGCCAAAGACGAAGACGGCGACCGCATCGCGATGGATGTGAAAGAAGGGGACAAGATCCTCTTCGGCAAATGGTCCGGCACCGAAGTCACCATCGATGGTGAAGAGCTGCTGATCATGAAAGAATCCGACATCATGGGCATCATCGCCTGATCGTCGACTGACCTTTCCACAGAAATTCTCTAGGAGCATTCGAAATGGCAAAAGACGTCAAATTCGATACCGATGCCCGCAACCGCATGCTGAAAGGCGTCAACATTCTGGCTGATGCCGTGAAAGTGACGCTCGGCCCGAAAGGCCGCAACGTGGTTCTGGACAAATCCTTCGGCGCCCCGCGCATCACCAAGGACGGCGTGTCCGTGGCGAAGGAAATCGAACTGGAAGACAAGTTCGAAAACATGGGCGCCCAGATGGTGAAGGAAGTCGCTTCCCGCACCAACGACGAAGCTGGCGACGGCACCACCACCGCCACCGTTCTGGCCCAGGCCATCGTGAAAGAAGGCATGAAGCAGGTTGCTGCTGGCCTGAACCCGATGGATCTGAAGCGCGGCATCGACCTCGCGACCGCGAAAGTGGTTGAGTCCATCAAGGCGGCCTCCCGCCCGGTGAACGACTCCGCTGAAGTCGCCCAGGTTGGCACCATCTCCGCCAACGGCGAAGCCGAGATCGGCCGTCAGATCGCTGACGCGATGCAGAAAGTCGGCAACGAAGGCGTCATCACGGTTGAGGAAAACAAAGGCCTCGAAACCGAGACCGACGTTGTGGAAGGCATGCAGTTCGACCGCGGCTACCTGTCTCCCTACTTCGTAACCAACCCGGACAAGATGGTTGCTGAGCTCGAAGACTGCATGATCCTGCTGCACGAGAAGAAGCTCTCTTCCCTGCAGCCGATGGTGCCGCTGCTCGAGTCCGTGATCCAATCCCAGAAGCCGCTGCTGATCATCGCAGAGGACGTGGAAGGCGAAGCCCTCGCGACCCTCGTGGTGAACAAGCTGCGTGGTGGCCTGAAGATCGCTGCCGTCAAGGCTCCGGGCTTCGGCGACCGTCGCAAGGCCATGCTGCAGGACATCGCGATCCTGACCGGCGGCCAGGTGATCTCTGAAGATCTCGGCATGAAGCTCGAGAACGTGACCGTGGACATGCTTGGCTCCGCCAAGAAAGTCACCATCACCAAAGACGAGACCACCGTTGTGGACGGCGCTGGCGAGAAGGCCGAGATCGAAGCCCGCGTGGCCCAGATCCGCACCCAGATCGAAGAGACCTCCTCTGACTACGACCGTGAGAAGCTGCAAGAGCGCGTGGCCAAACTGGCCGGCGGTGTTGCCGTGATCCGCGTCGGCGGCATGACCGAAGTGGAAGTGAAAGAGCGTAAAGATCGCGTTGACGATGCTCTGAACGCCACCCGCGCTGCCGTTCAGGAAGGCGTGGTTGTCGGCGGCGGTGTTGCCCTCGTGCAGGCTGGCAAGGTGCTGGAAGGCCTCGAAGGCGCCAACTCCGATCAGAACGCCGGCATCATGATCGTGCGCAAGGCCATCGAGGCCCCGCTGCGCCAGATCGCCGAGAACGCCGGTGTTGACGGTGCTGTCGTGGCTGGCAAGGTCCGTGAATCCAACGATCTGACCTTCGGCTTCAACGCCCAGACCGAAGAATATGGCGACATGTTCAAGTTCGGCGTCATCGACCCGGCCAAGGTTGTCCGCACCGCTCTGGAAGACGCTGCTTCCGTTGCTGGCCTGCTGATCACCACCGAAGCCATGGTTGCCGACAAGCCCGCCAAAGACGGCGGCGCCCCGGCAATGCCCGACATGGGCGGCATGGGCGGCATGATGTAAGCCACACGGCTGAACATCTGTTCATCAGGAGGGGCTGCCCATCGGGCGGCCCCTTTTTCATTTGTGCGATCAAGGTTCTGGCGGGCAGTTCGGACGCGCAACTCATCCAAAATACCTCCTGCCGCGTATCCTTCTGTAGATGACGCACACACGTCCCGGAGGTTCAACATGCGCAAATTTCTGATCGCCCCCGCTCTTGTCGCCCTTGCGATGGTGACGGCTCCCTTGCGTGCCGACGCTCTGCCGCCCGAGATTTCCGCCACCGTGGGGCAGGCCACGCCCATCGGCGCGGTCTCTTTCTCTGCGCTTGGCTTCAAGTTCTACGACGCAAAGCTCTACACCGCCGGTGGCCGCGCCTTCGGTTGGGAGCAACCTTTCGGGCTAGAGCTCGCCTACAGCCGCGGCATCTCGGCGGGTCAGCTGATCGGGGCCACCATGCGCGAACTGCGCCGGATGGAGGGACGTCAGGGGGATCACGCTGCGATTGAAGCGCAGCTGGCCACCTGCTTCAAGAGCGTCTCCCAAGGTGATCGCTACGTGGCGATCCCAGCAGGGCGCGACGGGGTGGATTTCTGGCTGAATGGCCGCAAGACCTGCGAGCTGCGCCATCCGGGTGCGCGGGAGCGGGTGCTGGGCATCTGGCTCTCCGACAACGCCCGCGACCCGGCACTTTCACGGAAGCTGCGCGGCCAGGGCTAAAGCGTTAGTGTACCCCCGCATCGCTCTCTACGCGGCCATGCTCGCCTTCGCGGGCCTGCCGCTCTATGTGCACCTGCCGCGCTTCGCGACGGGGGAACTGGACCTGTCGCTCGCCGCTCTGGGCAGCGTGCTTCTTGTGATCCGTCTGATGGATTTCCTGCAGGATCCCCTACTGGGCTGGCTGGCGGACAGGCCGGGCGCGCCCCGGCGGGGGCTGGCCCTGCTGGGCGGTGTTGCGCTGGCGGCGGGGTTTCTGGGCACCTTTGCGGTGCCGCCCCCGGCTGGCATGGCCCCGGCGCTCTGGTTGCTGCTGACGCTGATCCTCGTCTTCACCGCTTATAGCCTTCTGATGATCCTCTTCTACGGGCAGGGCGTGCGCCTCGCCGCCACAGTGGGCGAGGGCGGCCATGTGCGGCTGGCCGGGGTGCGCGAGGCCGGGACGGCGGCGGGCATCCTGCTGGCCACGGCGCTGCCGAGCTTGCTTGAGGCCACGGGCCGCGCCGAGACCGCCTATCGTGATTTCGCGCTGGCCGCCGGGCTGGTGATCCTGCTCGCCAGCCTCGCCATGTGGCCGCTCTGGCGGCAGGGCGCGCGCGTGTCCACGAGCCAAGCCATGCCCAATCCGCGCGATCTGTTCAAAAGCCCGCGCCTGCGCTTCCTGCTGTTGCTGGGCTTCGTGAACGCGCTACCGGTGGCCGCCACCAGCACGCTGTTTCTGTTCTTCGTGGAAGACAGGCTGGCGCTCCCGGCGCTGGCCGGGCCCTTCCTGCTTTTGTTCTTCGCGGCCGCTGGCGCAACCGCGCCGCTCTGGTCGCGCGCGGCGCGGCGCTTCGGCACGCGCGCCACGCTGCTCACCGGCATGGCGCTTTCGGTCGTGGCTTTCATCGGCGCTGCCGCGCTGGGCCCCGGGCAGGGGCTGGCCTTCGCCGTGGTCTGCCTCGCCTCCGGTGCTGCCGTGGGGGCCGACATGGTCCTGCTGCCCGCCCTTTTTGCCATGGCCGTGGACAGCGAGAACCAGCCCGAGGGGCTGGCTTTCGGGCTCTGGGCCTTCGTCGCCAAAGCCGCGCTGGCGCTGGCGGCGGGCATTCTGTTGCCCCTGCTGGATGCCTTCGGCTTTGTGCCGGGGCAAGAGAACACCGCCCGCGCGATGTCGGCGCTCGTGGTCGCCTATGCGCTGCTGCCCTGCGCGCTCAAGCTCTTCGCGATGGCGCTCGTGCTGCGGCTCCCCTCTGACGCGACAGAGCAAACGGTGCGTCTTCGCGGGCACGCGTAGCGCTCTTAGTCCCGCACTGTTGGTGAAACTTCCCGCAAGCTCCCGATAAGGTTGTATCATACCGTCCTATTGGCGGAAGTTGACCTAGGGTGAGTCGCGCTCCGCCGTGTTCAGGGCACTTTGGGGGGACCATCCATGCCTGTTTCGATCAAACGCATTTTCTTGCACCTGGCCGCATCCGGCCTCGCGCTCACGGCGGCGAGCATTGCCACGCACGCCGAAGAGGGCATGAAGGCTTACGAAATCAAAGACATGCGCGGAATGCGCTTTTGCGAGTTCCTGCTGATCAGCGCCGACAATGTGGTGATTTACAACACCTCCGCCTCCGATGGCTGCCCGGCCGACAAATGGGAGGCGCTCGATCTGGAGGCGCTCGCCGCAGAGCATGGTGTGCTGAAGGCGCAGCTCAACGGGCCGAAGTTCTGGGCCATGGATGAGCAGACGGTTTACCTGGGCGAAGAAAAGATCTTCGGCGGCATCGCCGCCCGCTACGGTGCAACCCTG
The sequence above is drawn from the Pseudoruegeria sp. SHC-113 genome and encodes:
- a CDS encoding DUF4345 domain-containing protein: MSDRLVLILAALGLVPIALSYGVMPSATVTYLLGFPVEGVNQTHVFRAIMGLYLANALFWLAGASRPNLTIPALWVLFLFMAGLAAGRILSIVLDGMPNGVLLFYLVAELFFAALALRCLRAAT
- a CDS encoding H-type lectin domain-containing protein, with product MKDEVIRTPFIQQLLHLSSSSAVLSATDELFNHVDSGDYMWSGDGERRVEMSFIFKQPFLDVPVMSVALTGMDADQSTNLRFHVAAENVSATGFTAVFLTWDNTHIARASITWTAIGPIAQPGAGRNANNKGKA
- a CDS encoding DMT family transporter is translated as MQIATDRTANLRGSAFMIAAMAAFAVEDAFLKAAAQSLPVSEVLILFGLGGALIFALVARLTGAHLLAPEVASRPMQIRAVFEVVGRLFYMLAIALLPLSTATVILQATPLVVVAGAALVFSERVGWRRWSAIGIGLAGVLIILQPGAESFSPLSLIAVVGMLGFAGRDLASRAAPAGLSTAVLGYYGFLALIVAGSGYALWEGAAFALPDPRAAMCLLGAILCGTAAYASLMKAMRTGEVSAVTPFRYTRLIFGVALGLLLFGESLTPAMLLGSALIVASGLFILWRGKRAGN
- a CDS encoding c-type cytochrome — translated: MQTWKHTVAGGGLMLGLVACAQTIGTPVAQGKATYDQYCAQCHGTSGMGDGPLAGSLPGGKAPDLTGIAAANGGTFPEVAVMSQIDGYFREGSHTSLMPEFGEILADGPTVIYESGDGTETPTPELLVDLVAYLETLQR
- a CDS encoding chalcone isomerase family protein produces the protein MRKFLIAPALVALAMVTAPLRADALPPEISATVGQATPIGAVSFSALGFKFYDAKLYTAGGRAFGWEQPFGLELAYSRGISAGQLIGATMRELRRMEGRQGDHAAIEAQLATCFKSVSQGDRYVAIPAGRDGVDFWLNGRKTCELRHPGARERVLGIWLSDNARDPALSRKLRGQG
- a CDS encoding MFS transporter, translating into MYPRIALYAAMLAFAGLPLYVHLPRFATGELDLSLAALGSVLLVIRLMDFLQDPLLGWLADRPGAPRRGLALLGGVALAAGFLGTFAVPPPAGMAPALWLLLTLILVFTAYSLLMILFYGQGVRLAATVGEGGHVRLAGVREAGTAAGILLATALPSLLEATGRAETAYRDFALAAGLVILLASLAMWPLWRQGARVSTSQAMPNPRDLFKSPRLRFLLLLGFVNALPVAATSTLFLFFVEDRLALPALAGPFLLLFFAAAGATAPLWSRAARRFGTRATLLTGMALSVVAFIGAAALGPGQGLAFAVVCLASGAAVGADMVLLPALFAMAVDSENQPEGLAFGLWAFVAKAALALAAGILLPLLDAFGFVPGQENTARAMSALVVAYALLPCALKLFAMALVLRLPSDATEQTVRLRGHA
- a CDS encoding DUF2161 domain-containing phosphodiesterase; its protein translation is MSKPSETDLYAPLKSYLEARGFTVKSEVSGVDIVAVQEGGPDADAEPVLIEMKLSFSLTLFHQAVARQTVSEAVYIAVPRGKGRAFQKVLKSSLTLCRRLGLGLLTVRLSDGFVEAHVDPGPYRPKMAARRKAGLLREFARRAGDPNTGGTRGQLVTAYRQDARRLLAYLAEAGPSKGSVVAKATGVARATEMMATNHKGWFCRVERGIYAATDAGLAELAQAEAE
- a CDS encoding DUF6868 family protein codes for the protein MTIDTLQQFFGLMALINIAFLLFATVMLMLLGDWAKAIHTKLTGVPQEALPEAYFSFLANYKIATLVFTVVPWLALCLM
- a CDS encoding co-chaperone GroES: MAFTPLHDRVLVRRVESDEKTAGGLIIPDSAKEKPAEGLVVAVGAGAKDEDGDRIAMDVKEGDKILFGKWSGTEVTIDGEELLIMKESDIMGIIA
- a CDS encoding manganese-dependent inorganic pyrophosphatase — its product is MTIKVLGHKSPDTDSTGSPLVWAWYLSEIKGTPAEAKLLGEPNTEAAFVLKRWGFEQPEIIADVSAEDTVVVVDTNNVAELPASINEADVVQIIDHHMLQGGLATKKPIDITVRPLACTATIMVDLMGDDAAKMPEAIKGAALSCILSDTLNFRSPTTTEHDKAVALKLAAELGVDVDAYASEMFEAKSDVSAFSDAELLRMDSKEYALDGTKFRVSVLETTAPKMVLDRKASLMASMGGVAAEDGVDQVLLFVVDILAEEATLLVPNDLVKTVAEKSFGATVSGDAVVLPGIMSRKKQIIPNLKV
- the groL gene encoding chaperonin GroEL (60 kDa chaperone family; promotes refolding of misfolded polypeptides especially under stressful conditions; forms two stacked rings of heptamers to form a barrel-shaped 14mer; ends can be capped by GroES; misfolded proteins enter the barrel where they are refolded when GroES binds); the protein is MAKDVKFDTDARNRMLKGVNILADAVKVTLGPKGRNVVLDKSFGAPRITKDGVSVAKEIELEDKFENMGAQMVKEVASRTNDEAGDGTTTATVLAQAIVKEGMKQVAAGLNPMDLKRGIDLATAKVVESIKAASRPVNDSAEVAQVGTISANGEAEIGRQIADAMQKVGNEGVITVEENKGLETETDVVEGMQFDRGYLSPYFVTNPDKMVAELEDCMILLHEKKLSSLQPMVPLLESVIQSQKPLLIIAEDVEGEALATLVVNKLRGGLKIAAVKAPGFGDRRKAMLQDIAILTGGQVISEDLGMKLENVTVDMLGSAKKVTITKDETTVVDGAGEKAEIEARVAQIRTQIEETSSDYDREKLQERVAKLAGGVAVIRVGGMTEVEVKERKDRVDDALNATRAAVQEGVVVGGGVALVQAGKVLEGLEGANSDQNAGIMIVRKAIEAPLRQIAENAGVDGAVVAGKVRESNDLTFGFNAQTEEYGDMFKFGVIDPAKVVRTALEDAASVAGLLITTEAMVADKPAKDGGAPAMPDMGGMGGMM